The segment CCCAAGCAAAATAGCTCGATTCGTCCATTCCTTTATACATATGGAACGCTAAGAATGCACTTTCCTCTTCTTGAGTTGGACTTAAATAGCCCGTTTCCCCGGCTGTAGTACGACATTCGATTGGAAAATGGACATCAAATTGCTGACGCGCAAATACGGAGTTCACTTCTTCAATACACGCTTCAAACTGATCCACAGGAATCGCATATTCCGTTTCTACAAATTTTACGCTGCGCGGTGACGGATAAACTTCATAGCTAATATCCGTGCGCTGCTCTTGTCCAACCGCTATGGCACATAATTTACTAACCGGTATACTAAGAGAAGGCTTCCACTTACAAATTTCCGATGCAACAAAAAATGCACCGTTCTCAATGATTTGTAGCTTCGTACGGTCCACCATCTTTTGCAATTTGGGTTGAGTAATCGGTTCCACTTGTTTCATTTTTTTCACTTGGATTTGATCGCTTCCTGGGAAGTAAAACCATTCCACATTACGGTTTTCACGGATCGTTTGCCTAAAATGATTTACCTCTGTTTGGAAATCACTTCTTTCCGATGTATATTCTAAACTATATAACGGCATAACATGGATCGAGACCGTTACGAGGATGCCTATTAAGCCAAGCGATACATGCAATGCCTCTGACAATGCATCCGGTCCGCGCTCATGCTCGATATAATCCCCCTCACCTGTCACAATACCCCAACGTTTCACCATTGAGGAGAACGAACCAAGTGTAATTCCCGTTCCGTGCGTCCCCGTCGAAATGGCTCCAGCTAATGTTTGATATTGAATATCCCCCATATTAATAAGGGCTAATCCATGTTCCGCTAAAATTGGTCCGACTTCATGTAAATAAGTCCCTGCATAAAACGTCGCTGTGTGCGCCGCTTTATCCACATGAATGAGTCCTCTTAAATTATGTAATGTTAAGGCGGATTGCTCCGGCATAGCAACTGGGCTAAATGAATGCGCAGCACCTGTCACGCGAATTGTTCTTTTTGAAAATGTGTGCTCCTGAACAATTGAACAAACTTCTTCAATTGATTGTGGCGCATAAAATTGACTTGGATACGATAAATAATTTCCCGACCAATTTGTCCACTTGGCTCCATTGCGCCATTTTTTTATAGAAAACATTGTCCATCCCCCCGATAGGTTTGAATCTGGCCAAAGTACTTGCCATCTTTTACTGCATGTAATACTTGAAATCGCTCACATAATTCCCCAGCTTTTGAATGGCGCAAATAGAGCGTATCACCAATGCTGATCGTGCCTTTTTTGACGACAACTGGTGTTTGGACTTCTCCGGCACCCTCTAAAGGTAAAAATTCAAAACGATCCGCTTCCATAAAAGTGGGCAATCGGTCTTTTCCTACCGCACCTGATGCAATATAACCACCACCATGGCAAACGACAATATTTGGTGCAAACTGGCGTGTCACACGAAGCGCAAAACCAACTGCTGGTGCTAAAGCTAGGCTATCATAACGATCAAATAACGCTGGTGCAAAAAATGCGGAACCTACTGTAATTTCCGTCACATCTTGCTGCTGTGCTGTATATTGCATACTCCCTGAACCACCCGCATTGACAAATTTTACATCATATAAGCTTTTCACATGTGCCACAGCGAATTGACGAAATGCC is part of the Solibacillus sp. FSL K6-1523 genome and harbors:
- a CDS encoding D-arabinono-1,4-lactone oxidase; protein product: MFSIKKWRNGAKWTNWSGNYLSYPSQFYAPQSIEEVCSIVQEHTFSKRTIRVTGAAHSFSPVAMPEQSALTLHNLRGLIHVDKAAHTATFYAGTYLHEVGPILAEHGLALINMGDIQYQTLAGAISTGTHGTGITLGSFSSMVKRWGIVTGEGDYIEHERGPDALSEALHVSLGLIGILVTVSIHVMPLYSLEYTSERSDFQTEVNHFRQTIRENRNVEWFYFPGSDQIQVKKMKQVEPITQPKLQKMVDRTKLQIIENGAFFVASEICKWKPSLSIPVSKLCAIAVGQEQRTDISYEVYPSPRSVKFVETEYAIPVDQFEACIEEVNSVFARQQFDVHFPIECRTTAGETGYLSPTQEEESAFLAFHMYKGMDESSYFAWVHDMMRKYNGRPHWGKMNKYHRDNIESYYPNAVKFNEQRRIYDPHDIFLTSYFRNIFK